Proteins encoded together in one Streptomyces sp. B1I3 window:
- a CDS encoding DegT/DnrJ/EryC1/StrS aminotransferase family protein, translating to MTSVDDKSPADAKVLQLAALGGRPAVPRGMRSLPWPVVTDADRKAVLDTLDGESLVSNADGQTPVSRLEQAWADRCGTRWCVGTSNGTTALQLGLAALGIGPGNEVIVPGLSFIASALAPVHQMAVPVFADVDPVTFTLDPEAVRAAIGPRTAAILPVHLHGHPADMDAIGELADRHGLAVLEDAAQAHGARYRGRAVGGLGHAGVFSLQVTKNLPTCGEGGLLVTDDEEVARTARMGRQFGEVMEPGVERDYISYNLGWNHKLSSVQAAFTLSQLDRFDEYEAIRTRNVEAFLERLTGLPGLVVPTVAEGSTHAWHILRFRLDPRAAGMPGEVTPGAFRAAVHRLLRAEGVPVSRYQLMPLSEQKVFQDRVGFGSGHPWAALDGPPTECGDLPVTRAIIEDSLTLQKRHLNPDAGEALQRYADGIEKVWANLDVVARMAGAS from the coding sequence GTGACCAGTGTCGACGACAAATCCCCCGCAGATGCCAAGGTGCTGCAGCTGGCCGCGCTCGGCGGTCGCCCCGCTGTTCCGCGCGGTATGCGCAGCCTGCCCTGGCCCGTGGTGACGGATGCCGACCGGAAGGCCGTCCTGGACACCCTGGACGGCGAGTCGCTGGTCTCCAACGCCGATGGGCAGACTCCTGTCAGCCGCCTGGAGCAGGCGTGGGCCGACCGCTGCGGCACCCGCTGGTGCGTGGGCACGTCCAACGGTACGACCGCGCTCCAGCTCGGTCTGGCCGCCCTCGGCATCGGTCCCGGCAACGAGGTGATCGTGCCGGGACTCAGCTTCATCGCCAGCGCGCTCGCCCCCGTCCACCAGATGGCGGTACCGGTCTTCGCGGACGTCGACCCGGTCACCTTCACCCTGGACCCGGAGGCCGTACGGGCTGCCATCGGTCCCCGTACCGCTGCCATCCTCCCCGTCCACCTGCACGGCCACCCGGCCGACATGGACGCCATCGGCGAGCTCGCCGACCGTCACGGTCTGGCCGTCCTGGAGGACGCGGCGCAGGCCCACGGCGCCCGTTACCGGGGCCGCGCGGTCGGTGGACTGGGACATGCGGGGGTGTTCAGCCTCCAGGTCACCAAGAACCTGCCCACCTGCGGCGAGGGCGGACTGCTGGTGACGGACGACGAGGAGGTCGCCCGTACGGCGCGGATGGGCCGGCAGTTCGGCGAGGTGATGGAGCCGGGCGTCGAGCGCGACTACATCTCGTACAACCTGGGCTGGAACCACAAGCTCAGCTCCGTGCAGGCCGCTTTCACACTCAGCCAGTTGGACCGCTTCGACGAGTACGAGGCCATCAGGACCCGCAATGTCGAGGCGTTCCTGGAACGCCTCACCGGACTGCCCGGCCTGGTCGTCCCGACCGTCGCCGAAGGCAGCACGCACGCCTGGCACATCCTGCGCTTCCGCCTCGACCCACGGGCGGCCGGCATGCCCGGGGAAGTGACCCCCGGCGCGTTCCGGGCCGCGGTGCACCGGCTGCTTCGTGCCGAGGGCGTGCCGGTCTCCCGCTACCAGTTGATGCCGCTCTCCGAACAGAAGGTCTTCCAGGACCGCGTCGGCTTCGGTTCCGGTCACCCCTGGGCGGCACTCGACGGCCCGCCGACGGAGTGCGGCGACCTGCCTGTCACCCGCGCGATCATCGAGGACTCGCTCACCCTGCAGAAGCGTCACCTCAACCCGGATGCCGGTGAGGCGCTGCAGCGGTACGCCGACGGAATCGAGAAGGTGTGGGCGAACCTGGACGTCGTGGCCCGGATGGCGGGCGCCTCATGA
- a CDS encoding RimK family alpha-L-glutamate ligase: MTPQVVVLASRVRADEKRLFDALERRSVPYVQLDTRTLHGFAHPDRERPRPVVLNREISYARACYGAELLEAAGHEVVNSGAATALCGDKWRTSVALARAGLPTPRTVLALTPQAALDAWEELGGPAVIKPLVGSWGRLVTRVPDRATAEAVLEYVAALPSPQSHVVYLQELVEKPGRDIRVGVAGGEVIGAVYRRSDGWRTNVARGAHVELCEDNEEFGPMALAAAEAVGARIAGVDLIEDADGRPQVLEVNAGLEFSGLQRALGEKVSVADALIDVVLGRKTW; the protein is encoded by the coding sequence ATGACGCCGCAGGTCGTGGTGCTGGCCTCCCGGGTACGGGCGGACGAGAAGCGCCTCTTCGATGCGTTGGAGCGCCGCTCGGTGCCGTACGTCCAACTCGACACCCGTACCCTGCACGGCTTCGCGCACCCCGATCGGGAGCGCCCGCGACCGGTCGTGCTGAACCGGGAGATCTCGTACGCACGGGCCTGCTACGGCGCCGAACTGCTGGAGGCCGCCGGACACGAGGTGGTGAACTCGGGCGCCGCGACGGCCCTGTGCGGGGACAAGTGGCGCACCAGCGTCGCGCTGGCCCGGGCCGGTCTGCCCACCCCGCGCACGGTGCTGGCGCTCACCCCCCAAGCAGCGCTGGACGCGTGGGAGGAACTGGGCGGGCCCGCCGTCATCAAGCCGCTGGTCGGTTCCTGGGGACGGCTGGTCACCAGGGTTCCGGACCGCGCGACGGCGGAGGCGGTGCTGGAGTACGTCGCGGCGCTGCCCTCGCCGCAGTCGCATGTGGTGTACCTCCAGGAGCTGGTCGAGAAGCCGGGCAGGGACATCCGGGTGGGTGTCGCGGGCGGTGAGGTGATCGGCGCGGTGTACCGCCGCTCGGACGGCTGGCGAACCAATGTGGCACGGGGCGCGCACGTCGAACTCTGCGAGGACAACGAGGAGTTCGGGCCAATGGCGCTCGCCGCGGCGGAGGCGGTCGGAGCACGGATAGCGGGAGTCGACTTGATCGAGGACGCTGACGGGAGGCCGCAGGTGCTGGAGGTCAACGCAGGGCTGGAGTTCTCCGGACTCCAGCGGGCGCTGGGGGAGAAGGTGTCGGTCGCGGACGCGCTCATCGACGTGGTGCTGGGGAGGAAGACGTGGTGA